In the genome of Oncorhynchus nerka isolate Pitt River linkage group LG4, Oner_Uvic_2.0, whole genome shotgun sequence, the window GCAGGATGTGAGGGAACATGTGGAGAGGTTGGTATGTGTGGCCTACTCCACCTTTGTTGGAAAGCCAGCGGGACCACAGAAAGTGTTGTTGCGGCCGGTGGAGGATCTGTGTTCTGCAGAGGAGCAGCTGCAGCATTCTCTGGCCTCAGAGAGACGGAGACTTCGCCTTTACAATGAACAGACCTTCAGTACCTTGCTACAAGACTACCACACACTAGCCAACGGTCAGTCTCTCTgtatttctcgctctctctttctagacctctctctatttctctctctcgctcctctctcacatctgtgtgtgtgtgtgtgtgtcagcctggGATATTGTGTCCTAATCTGTATCGTTATCTTGACTTAGGTTATCTTGTTCTGAGAGGAACTATAATTGCCCCTTGAACTCATTTTCAATCGGCAAATATAAACAAATAAATACCTTTGTAGCTCagaaagaggagagatagagTTTGTTTGGTACAGTGCTCTGATGGAAAGGGCTAAGAGTCAGCaagaggacagagaaagacatccacactcacatacacaccaacacaaaGAGAAGAGCCAACACATATTTTTTTCAGatccactgggcacaaactggttgaatcaacgttgtttcaacgtaattgttcaatgtgttgtgacatggaaaccatgtgggGGGAAAAAAGTGTTTCTAAAAAAAGTAATCAATGTAAACTGTTGTTAGAGTGAAACTTCAACCACAGCATTATGTCATCATGGAAACCACATTTCAAAATACAAAAACCTTATtatgttgaatttgtactttTTAAACAATGTAAGATTTTGTAAGTTATATCCACTATCCAGAAAAAAACtataggctgggcagcacctcctactggaaaATGTATCTATCTACAGCTACATGTTGGTCTCACATCCAAGGTATTAACTAAGCCCAGCTGTTAGATCTGTTACCAATGTGCTATCGTGAGAAGGATTGCTGAGAGATCTCCACTTAAAAACTAAATACATTCACTGTTACCAtcaaagtcattccaaagggtaggtttaacagagcaaatgaaatgtgACCATACTTTATCAATCATCAATGATGCTATGTCAGCCTATATAGCATTTACAAAGACATCATCGGGAAATGTTTGATTGATCCCAGTAATCAACTAAAAATAGACCATACAATAGACCTGGGGTTTCAAGCTTGATTTAAAATgtagtgatattgaattgtgtttggttgtcaacacaaccatatatcaacatttgaaggagatgcatcttctgcttggatagttccatctgtaccactgacttagtctggctaGCCAAGCAGACGTTATATTTGTTGACAACCAAAAATAATTCACTATCACTttttaaaatacaataaatagtGTGTTAACTTGTTGATAAGTTAACACATGTTATATTAGATTCATGTCTCCAACTCAACCAAACATAACAGTggctcagatggaactatccaagcagtagaTATGTCTTtttaatgttgatatttggttgcgttgtcaaccaaacacaattcaatactacttttgtaatacagcaaatagcctaaagttatgtaacattcaaccttaaaatgGGTAACAAATGCATGGCCACATTGAGGTTACTATGACTATACATATCTTCATATGTAATCGTATAAGTCATGCAAGTTGAAGATAGcgggtctgtggagatcttcacaatttCTGTAATAATCTGCGCAATATCTCAaacagcattgatcacttgcaccatgatgtatttttaatgtaatctcaactggaATCCAGGTAatttggttctgctattagatgGAGTACAGTGATATCACATTAATCTGttgaataaataaacaaaatatctgacattttaTTCCCAATTGAACTTTGCTCTTCTTTGAAATGGTTGAAAATGTAGTGATAACACATAGGAAATTCAATAAACctttggctgtctttttgagtgggtaatctcattgatcaacatctcaaccaaatattaccaacagcataccaccctgcataccactgctggcttgcttctgatgctaagcagggttggtcctggtcagttcctggatgggagaccagattctTCTGGAAGTGgttttggagggccagtaggaggcactctttcctctggtctaaaaaaaatatcccaatacccctacacactgccctgtgtagggtgctgtcttttggatgggacgttaaatgggtgtcctgactctctgaggtcattaaagatcccatggcacttatcgtaagagtaggggtgttaaccccggtgtcctggctaaattcccaatctggccctcaaaccatcacggtcacctaataatccccagtttacaattggctcattcatccctgaaactattccccaggtcgttgctgcaaatgagaatgtgttctcagtcaacttacctggtaaaataacggataaataaattacccaattatccacgttgaaatgacacagtgtgcccagtgggttatcTATGTGTAATGCTCTCTGTCAGAGCCACATGATGAAGCAAcgtacatgtctgtctgagggctaTTGCTGAGTTGGTGATTAGCTGTTCTAGGCGTGTCATTGCATCTCTTTTTAATCCCCATGTCTGTACCTGTTCCTCCCCATCAGGTAACTATTCCTCTCCGGGTGTGTGTAGCAGGAGAGACCCGCTGTCTGCTGTGTCCACAGAGTTCACGCGTGTAGAGAGCATCGAGCTGGTACTGCCTCCACATGCTAATCACCATGGCAACACCTTCGGAGGACAGATCATGGCCTGGATGGAGAATGCAGCCACAGTGGCAgccaggtagacacacacacacacacacacacacacacacacacacacacacacacacaccacacacacacacacacacacacacacacacacacacacacacacacacacacacacacacacacacacacacacaaaactaaccctctctgtctcttctctctctccagtcgtCTGTGTGGCTGCTTCCCCTCTCTGAGGTCTGTAGACATGTTCCGCTTCAGAGGGCCCTCCTCTGTAGGTGACAGACTGGTCTTTAAGGCTGTGGTCAACAACACATTTAACAACAGGTAAAACTTCTAGTCATCTGTCTTACCTTTCAGATAATCGCATCCCATGGAAATGTAATTAGCACAGAATTTAAaatgtgtgtgcgcctgtgtgtatAGTATCGAGGTAGGTGTCCGAGTGGAGGCCTATAACTGTGAGGAGTGGACCGCGAACAAACCGCGTCACATCAACAGTGCCTTCCTCATCTACCAGCTAGCTAACACACCTGGTGACGTACCTGCCTTCCCCCAAGTCACATACACCACTCAGGACGGGGAGAGAAGATATCTGTCTGCCATTGTCAGGAAGAGAATACGCATGGCTAGAAAGCACATCCTATCCTGTAAGGAGGaggctcccctctctgtcccctgggaCAAAAGCAACCAGGTACTACAGCCATGTAATGAACATGACACTACCAGCAACCATTGTTCTAGCCACATTGCTgccatgcagtggtgtaaagtacttaagtagtactttaaagtatttgtacttaaatgctttgtttgtaaaggaTGTTAGAGTGTGCcatctggctatctgtaaattactctggtttgcttaatataaggaatttgaaataatttatacttttacttttgatacttacgtatatttaaaaccaaatacttttagacttttactcaagtagtattttactgggtgactttcacttttcattttctattaaggtatctttacttctactcaagtatgacaattgagaaCTTTTTCTACCACAGCTGCCATGCCAGATGACAAGTTGTTTGAAGCTGAGATACACTCATTATTTCTCAGctgaccgtctctctctcctatcgCCCCCTGCAGGTGTATCTGGGCTATAACAATGTAGCAGctctgactgtactggctgggaAACAAGACTGGGAAGCCAGCAGCATCAGTGACAGAGtaagaaacacacacatgcatgaacGGAGGCATTATATGGCAATTTTGTAAAGGAGATTCTCTGTCCTTTTTGGAGTTGGACACCATTTTGCTTTCACGTTGTCTTTTCTCTGTTGTATGTTTGTGTATCCAGGTCGCTGTGTATGTCCATGAGGAGGTGGAGCTGCTTTGTGTCCAAGTTCAGATGGAGGTCATGACCTCTGCCCTCCATGCCTTCACCTTACTGGCTGACCTCACGCTGCGACCTCTTTGGGATAAACACTACCTGTAAGTATGACCAACACAGAGCTTTATATTCATTAAACTAACTAAACCTTTAACCTCTCACACCCCCTTCTTTCTGTAGGAGCtgtgaggaggtggagagggcggatgaggaagagacagtaTATCATATTAAATGCCCCCCCATCAATGGAGGCAAGAGCCGTGACTTTGTGTTCCTGCTATCAAAGAGGCAGCCCTGCAAAGACGGGTAAGGTTTCTTTCAGaataatgtttgtgtgtgtgtgtgttcctgtcttcTACAGGGGTTATGGGTATGTGTTCATTCTGATTTCTGTAACTATATGTGTGTTTCTTCTACAGTGACCCCTATGTGGTGGCCCTGAGGTCGGTAACTGTGACAACAGTTCCCCCTGTGGAGGGTTTCCTCCGTAGCGAGGCCAAGTGTGCAGGTTTCCTCATCCACAGCCTGGGACTCAACAGCTGCAAGGTGAGGCAGACGCACCAACACACTGACTGCCTACGACACTCCCTTGGACCTCCGTGTAGTCTTGCTTTGTATGATTTTGTTTTGGCTTTCTCATTTGCCTACACTACCTTTTCATCGAGGTCTATTCCCATCTAGTGATGGGAAGTTTGGCTCGTTTTACTGACTTTGATCTTTTTGAGTCGTTCAGTTAAAAGAACAAATCTTTAAACTAATTTTGTTCATTTGATTAAGTAATACCCAGTGCATGCAAGACCCCCTACCGGCGAACGATGAACTGAAACCTTGAGTCATGACTCTACAAGCCTCTCAGAGTCACATCTCATTCACCAAAAAAGGCTTATTGGCGCTGTCATTTGTGACAGCCTTGCAAAATTGTGATTTAAACTATGTACATGTGATTGCTAGTCATACATATACGATTATTCCTTGATTCCTTTGAAACGAGGTCTAGTTGTGGCCACAACAGGACTAGATTGTGAATGATTCTTGGTGTCATGCAACTGCTTGACTGCTGTGAGGGTGATAAGCACAATATAATTTGCGAACTGCAGAAGCCCCTCCCCAACCATTAATTCTCGAGTTCGAGTTTGTTGAGCAGAGGCAAATTACTATAATGAACGTGTCACTCAGAAAAACGAATCGGGACTCTCGAGTCAGTAAAAAGAGTTGTTGAAAAATAACAAATTGTTGGCGAACTGCACATCactaacacgcacgcacacacggcaGAG includes:
- the LOC115124688 gene encoding acetyl-coenzyme A thioesterase, with protein sequence MMTQSLQNGFTLDNHYLRDLKGPVPVPTQYAPSLGVHRGSCPVEPHKDQEIQKHRSAQAAPLLGSCRVQTPAPMDVQMCQSIQPCHADHQGDLSAGQLLKWMDTIACLAAERHAGMACVTLSMDDIQFEETGRVGQVITIKSKVNRAFTTSMEVGIRVSVQDVREHVERLVCVAYSTFVGKPAGPQKVLLRPVEDLCSAEEQLQHSLASERRRLRLYNEQTFSTLLQDYHTLANGNYSSPGVCSRRDPLSAVSTEFTRVESIELVLPPHANHHGNTFGGQIMAWMENAATVAASRLCGCFPSLRSVDMFRFRGPSSVGDRLVFKAVVNNTFNNSIEVGVRVEAYNCEEWTANKPRHINSAFLIYQLANTPGDVPAFPQVTYTTQDGERRYLSAIVRKRIRMARKHILSCKEEAPLSVPWDKSNQVYLGYNNVAALTVLAGKQDWEASSISDRVAVYVHEEVELLCVQVQMEVMTSALHAFTLLADLTLRPLWDKHYLSCEEVERADEEETVYHIKCPPINGGKSRDFVFLLSKRQPCKDGDPYVVALRSVTVTTVPPVEGFLRSEAKCAGFLIHSLGLNSCKVCYYNQVTSGVLPYVAGNLAGWSKSMEETASACTTFLERDLITTLY